A genome region from Hymenobacter tibetensis includes the following:
- a CDS encoding nucleoside deaminase, translating into MEAPNPDFMREAIRLSIEKMQAGYGGPFGAVVVKDGVIIARGFNQVTSTHDPTCHAEVDAIRKACTALGTFQLDGCDLYTSCEPCPMCLGAIYWARPRRVFYGNTKQDAATVGFDDQFIYEEIEKPLEQRRIPMTELLRDEAAVGFRAWEEKEEKNKY; encoded by the coding sequence CTTCATGCGCGAAGCCATTCGCCTCTCCATCGAAAAAATGCAAGCTGGTTACGGCGGGCCATTTGGCGCCGTTGTAGTAAAAGACGGTGTTATTATTGCCCGCGGCTTCAATCAGGTAACTAGCACCCACGATCCTACCTGCCATGCAGAGGTTGATGCTATCCGGAAGGCCTGCACTGCCCTTGGTACGTTTCAACTGGACGGCTGCGACCTTTATACCTCGTGTGAACCGTGTCCGATGTGCCTGGGAGCAATTTATTGGGCCCGGCCGCGCCGCGTGTTCTACGGCAACACCAAACAAGATGCTGCGACAGTCGGGTTTGATGATCAGTTTATCTATGAAGAGATAGAAAAACCGCTGGAACAACGTCGCATACCCATGACAGAATTACTGCGCGATGAGGCAGCAGTTGGTTTCCGTGCTTGGGAGGAAAAAGAAGAGAAAAACAAATACTAA